The Phoenix dactylifera cultivar Barhee BC4 unplaced genomic scaffold, palm_55x_up_171113_PBpolish2nd_filt_p 000411F, whole genome shotgun sequence genome contains the following window.
CACAACAAGAAGCAACAACTCAGGAGCCCAAATTGGTCCAAAAGCTGAATCTTGGGCAGTTGCAGCAGCTGGGGAAGCGAGGGCACAACAAGAATCATAACCTTAGCAGGTGAGAACAAAGGGGCTACCATGTTAATAGGACATGAGACCGCAAACATGCAAGGCATCCTCCACACTCGCAGAGGCCGCAGGCTTAACAACAACAAAGCCGAGGCAAGCAGCGGTAATAAAGAGATCCAGAAACAGTTGTTGAATCATACAGGTAATAAAAATCCAGCAATCACTGCAAGCATCAATAGCAATGTGCAGAGCATCAACAACTCATTGCTCCATGAGAGTCCTTGCAGCGGAGGAGAACCAGGCATTCACCTGGTTCTCTCTATCAAACCAGGTAAGCCTCTCAAATTGAAGGAAAATGCCGAATCAATTGAAACTTTGATGAGTGCTGTGAGCAGCTCAGAAACTCTCAAACATCAGGAAGCATCCTAGAGGACTTCTCATGGAATCTAGTGACGGCGACTAGGAGAACCTTCAGAAGTCTCAGTATAGCTGTGAAGAGAAAAGTGAAGGGAAAGGCTGAACAAGATGGCACTTCCACAATCAACAGCCATGCAAAATATTCCGAAGAATGTACCAGCAGagcatgaaaagatactagaaaTTGTTGATGCCGGCAATCTCATTGTAACTATCAGAGTGCAACAACTATCACAGCAACTATCTGGACTCACATATACAATTTATTTATACCATGTATTGTAATAATGCTATAAATTATGTTTCCATGCATTATAAATGCAACTCAGATAACTCAATCAGATCAGACAGGTTTACATTTGATAGCATGAGTTATGCCCTTCATGCAATTGAGAATACAGTTCAAATCTCCATATAGTTAATATAAAAAATGCATAAGAAAGGAGTTACAGATATGTAAGTGACAACAAGGTTACCTCACTTCCAAGGTAATTTAGACATGCAAAGACACCAACCTCACATGATCCTTGAACCCACATCCTAGGCAAGAATGCACGTTTAACAGATTAAATAGTAAAGAAATCCACAAAAACATGGGAGACTGTCTTTTGATTTCAGACAGCCATCACAAAGATCATTTCAAAGATGAAAAACATCATGCACGCACGTAAGATTTGGTTTCAAGCAGTCCTAAACCTGTCTAAAGAAATTAACTATTCCAGAATGTTCAAAGCAtaagaagattaaaaaaaagaaaaaggcgtaCCCTCAATTTTTGTTTCTCAAATTCTAATACAATAAAGCTTGAAATATCAGAAGACACAACATAGCCAGGACCATTTGCATATGGTGGATAATCTTCTTCAGGCCATTCCTGAAAAGGGAGGCACCAAATTTCTAAACCCtgtttacaaaatcaaagcCACACAACTAAGCGAGATATACACAAAATCAAACATATTTATCtaaacattcatattgtcaaattacattcatactaTCAATTTACGTTTACAATGTACTtcaaaaagcataaaaaaatacatataaactCCAAAATAAATGTTTCAGGGGTCGCTAGCATCACCATCTCTACGTGCAGATGAACTATCAGGAACCTGTAATAAAAAAACTAAAGCAGTTAAGAATACGAAAATTATTAAActctttaagaaaaatatgatacttatgcAAAATATTCAAGTAGATGTAGTAATTTACCTGAGGAGGGACAAACTGATGCAACAAAGATGTAATCTGATTAATCTGAGCCCTCAAAGATTGCATCTCTGTCTGgtggctctgcttcaactcttttatctctgccttcagatcattaacctctgcagtgctactacTCTGTCTAACATCTTGAGTATATCTAcccactgcagacaactgagtgggggtaactccaacgccataacccctcactcgaccataacgctccGAGCCCATCAACTCGGTAAACACCTGAGCTTCGACACCTCTGGTGTTGCCGATTGAAGATGACTCTCCGATACGCTCTGAAATAAGGGATGTAGCtctgtcctatatctctcaaaaacaatcaaattaatttttgaaaaattaaaatatataaaaaatcattgcagaaattattaataaatacatacaactatatctctcgactcctctcggacaaagctgccatctcggtgggtgtgagtcatcttatagaaCTCCACCTCACCAGGTTTCCTCCCATGGtcttccatctacaacaaaaagtatattggaAGAGTTTCATCTTATAGAACTatatcatgatacatgctatatgatacaagagtttcaaaaagtttcaaaaaaacttacgaattcagctctgagcctcgcataactcttcgagcctgaagtgtgaggaattGTCTGAGATGCTCGTGCGGCTCGACCAATGTCAGAATATGTCTACCACGAAAAAATTAAAcattgtaatatattaaatatattaaatattatataagGTATTGAGAGAGAATACACAACCTGTCCTCTCTCGAAAAACCaatagtgaacaagctccctccactgatgatggtatacatcaggaggacaaacacgagcaacctcctcctctgtcataccctcgcgcttCCAGTCGGCCTTCAACTTCGActtatattcttttcatttgcggttgagggactttagcacccaatcatggctctctggagggagcacaaactttttctacaccaaaacaaaagaatgttataataatattaaatcaaaaaattaaatttataatagtaagcaaattaacatacagtagctatcaaattaataatattaaattcaattctttacctgtacaaatttaagaagctcaactttataagaaggaagcatatcattccacttatgatagttgagcggacacaactgaccccTACGCGCAACTGATCCtaagaaacttgataaaaggcttccagccctcttgatgggctgccctaGTTCGTTGCATTCGACGACcatcttctcatcctcacgaAGCTGCCACACATCTCGTGCTCGAGAGGAACCCCGTGTCAACCTCACTCTCACTTGTTcatctataaaaaataataattaaaacattggaggcaaattaattaaaataattagaaaataaacAATAATACAAATAAGGCAACAAtagtaatctttttttttcttcttttgcataAATAGTAGTAATAGTAACAATGATAACTATTAATCAGTGCTTGTTAGTTCTTAATATCTAATATCAATAGTTATAATATAGTTAATAACAATAACATTATTTATCCATGTAACTAGCTACCTGAAAGACATGTCCAACCTAACCATTAGCTTAAACCTGCAATGCTGCTGGACAGTTCGTAGTGGACTGTTTTTTTGGCCCTTATGCAGTATGACAACTCTAACTATATATAGATGATTCTCTGCAATCAGGGGGCCACATTTGCTTATGTAGCTGCATGCACCACATTCTAAAACCTTGGAAATGGTGCTGGATCCTTTATGGGAATAACGACAGGAGTACCGCCTGTTAGAATTATCCAGGCTAAATACATGAGAAATTATGCAGCCAAGATTTGAATAAAAAAGAACCGTCAAACCTCCTTCATATGGAGGGGTTTGTTCATTTTTCCAAGGCATGATTTCCGTGTCTTTTAGGATTCAGATTGTACTTTGAAGAGCAAAAATTCACTTTTTTATAAACTGAAAGTGATGTCCTTGCTttgcattttcaattttttctctTGCGTGTGCAATATGAGCGAATGGTCACAAAATAGTAAAGTATAATTAGCAACCCCTAAAATCTTCATTTTGTATGCTTCTGCATTTTGTCCATTGATCTCATTTTCGTTATGGCTTTGTTGCAAGTTAAGGTGTTTTGCTTCTTTTTGTTGTTGCAGTTACCCCCAAAGAGTGTCAAAGAAGAAGGCCACTGTGCGTTTTATGTTTCACAATCCTGATGATGTCAGATGGTTCAAGGCAAGTCAAATATTGCTCTCAGTTTAATAGC
Protein-coding sequences here:
- the LOC120105975 gene encoding uncharacterized protein LOC120105975; this encodes MTEEEVARVCPPDVYHHQWRELVHYWFFERGQTYSDIGRAARASQTIPHTSGSKSYARLRAEFMEDHGRKPGEVEFYKMTHTHRDGSFVREESRDIVDRATSLISERIGESSSIGNTRGVEAQVFTELMGSERYGRVRGYGVGVTPTQLSAVGRYTQDVRQSSSTAEVNDLKAEIKELKQSHQTEMQSLRAQINQITSLLHQFVPPQVPDSSSARRDGDASDP